ATTAAGAAAAAAGTTCAAAACCAAGACGGCGTAATTAATAAAGTACACAAAAAGAAAAAAACAAAGTACGCTCAAAAATTATATGATTTAACAAGTCTTCAACAAACGGCATATCAACATTATAAAATGAGTGCAAAAGAAACCCTTAATACAATGCAAGCTTTATATGAACAACATAAAGTACTAACTTATCCTAGAACAGATTCTAACTATTTAACGGATGATATGGTAGGTTCATTAAAAGAAAGAGTAGCTTCTTTAAGTGCAACGTCGCTTAAATCTTATTCTACGCCATTACTTAAGAAAGAAATTAAAGCAGGGAAACACTTCGTTGATAATAAAAAAGTATCCGATCACCATGCAATTGTTCCAACTGAGGTAAGACCGGATATGTCACAATTATCACCAAGAGAAGAAAAAATTTATATGCTCGTTGCTGAGCGATTTTTAGAAGTGTTATTACCACCTTATCAATATGAAGAAACGAATGTTGAACTAACTTGTGCTGGCGAACAATTCAAACTTGTACAAGAAGTGGCTATCGATTTAGGATTTAAACAAATTCATCAAGAAAAAACAACGGTCAAAAACTTACCATTTAAAGAACAACAACACGTTCATATTCAAAATGTAAATGTATCTAATAAAGATACAGAACCACCTGCGTACTTTAATGAAGGTACTTTACTAAAAGCAATGGAATCACCACAACTATTCTTTAAACTTAAAGATAAAAAAATGGCTCAAACGTTAAATGAAACGGGAGGCATTGGTACAGTTGCGACTAGAGCAGACATTATTGAAAAGTTATATAGCACGAACGTAATAGAAGCTATTCAAGGGAAAATAAAAATCACAACTAAAGGGAAGCAATTATTGAACCTAGCTCCAGAGCAACTGACATCACCAGAACTGACAGCAAGTTGGGAAATGAAATTGAACCAAATAGAAAAGGGTCAGTATGCTAAAGAAACATTTATGAAAGAAATGAGAGCATTTACGAAAGAGATCGTTTCTGAAATAAAAAATAGTGATGATAAATTTAAACATGACAATGTAACTACGACAGAATGTCCTACTTGTGGGAAATTTATGTTGAAAGTAAAAACAAAAAATGGTCAAATGCTCGTATGCCAAGATCCAACATGTAAAACGAAAAAGAATCAACAAAGACAAACAAATGCGCGTTGCCCAAACTGTAAGAAGAAATTAACTTTATACGGTACTGGTAAAACAGCAACATATAGATGTGTTTGTGGTCATACAGAAACGCAAGAACATATGGATCAAAGATTAAAAAATAAAAAGACTGGCAAAATAGGCAAAAAAGAAATGAAACAATATATGAAAAATGAAGAAGTAGAAAACAATCCATTCAAAGATGCTTTGAAAGATTTAAAATTTTAAAGAACGTTCATCAAGAGATCACACCCATATATGACAGATAAACGAACATGAGACAATTATTATTTCTTAATGTTCGTAAAGAGTATTGATTTTTACTGCACATAGTAATACAATGTACTGTGTTGAAAATGAAAAGGAGTCTTACGATGAAACGTTACTTTAAGTTTGATGAATTGGGAACAAATTATAAAAGAGAAATATTAGGTGGTTTAACGACATTTCTATCAATGGCATACATATTAGCCGTTAATCCATCGATGTTAAGTTTAGCTAGTGTTAAGGGTATTCCAGATTCAATGAGAATGGATCAAGGATCTGTATTTGTTGCGACTGCATTAGCGGCACTTGTTGGTTGTTTATTTATGGGTCTGATTGCAAAGTATCCGATAGCATTAGCACCAGGTATGGGATTAAATGCATTCTTTGCATTTACAGTTGTATTAACAATGGGTATTCCATGGCAAACAGGTTTAACAGGCGTGTTATTCTCTGGTGTGATCTTTGCCTGTTTAACAATGAGTGGTTTAAGGGAAGTAATCATTAATGCAATACCATTCGAGTTGAAAATGGCAGTCTCCGCGGGAATAGGTTTATTTATTACATTTGTAGGGTTACAGGGCGCAGGTATAGTAAAGAAAGAAGATTCAACATTAGTAACATTGGGTACGATTCATAACCCAGAAGTGCTACTTGCTGTATTCGGTATTGTTATTACGATTCTATTGATGGCAAAGAAAATGCCAGGAGCAATTTTCGTTGGTATGGTTTTAACAGCGATTGCAGGATTGATCACTGGTCAAATTGGCATGCCAGATAGCATCATTGGAAAAGTACCGAGTGTATCACCAACATTTGGTGCAGCTTTCCATGCATTTGGAGATTTATCTACTATATTTAATGTACAATTCTTAATAGTAGTACTTACATTCTTGTTTATAGATTTCTTCGATACAGCTGGAACATTAGTAGCTGTTGCTAACCAGGCAGGATTAATGAAGGATAATAAACTACCTAGAGCAGGTAAAGCTTTATTTGCTGACTCATTAGCAACTATTGTCGGCGCAATATTTGGTACATCAACAACTACGAGCTATATTGAATCTAGTGCAGGTGTAGCAGTAGGTGCAAAAACTGGTTTTGCAAGTGTCGTAACAGGATTATGTTTCCTTGCAGCGTTACTATTCTCACCATTAATGGCTGTGGTTACAAGTGCGGTAACAGCACCAGCGCTTGTAATTGTAGGTGTACTGATGGTTAGTAACTTAGGAAAAATAGACTGGCAGAAATTCGAAATTGCGGTACCAGCATTCTTAACAATGATCATGATGCCGTTAACGTATTCTATAGCAACAGGTATTGCATGTGGATTTATATTCTATCCAATAACAATGCTTGTAGCTAAAAGACATAAAGAAGTTCATCCAATTATGTACGGACTATTCTTCGTATTTGTCGCATATTTCGTATTCGTTCATGGATAATACATTATAAAAATAAACCCGCAATGCCGAAGAGAAACTTCGACGTTGCAGGTTTGTTTTTATTTAATATTGAAAGTATTAACTTTTATATGTTGTTTTATAGTACTTCGAAGGTACATAGACAGGAGCTACGATAATAGTGAATAAGAAAACAATCATTAGTATGAACATAATGATATGCAATAACCATCCAACAATAGGAATGATCGCTACAAAACTAAAGATTAAACCAATCAATGGAATGATGAAAATAACCTTTACAGAATTTTGACCATCAATCAATAAGATCAGCGTTGCAATGAAATACAATGTACCATTAAGAACTAAAGCGTTATAACCTGTTGAAAGTACAATTCCTCCCCCGAGAAACGGTATTGCTAATAATAATTCAGAAATTACTAATATAATAGAAAGAACAAGTAACACAGACTTAATTCCTCTCTTCATGATTTCACCACCCGTAGAAAATTACTTTTTATATTATAACATTTAGATTACAAATTATCTATTTAAATATTACCTATTGAAATATTAGCGGATATCCGTTATAATACTTGGGTATGTGTTAGATGCAATTAGAAAAAATATATGGATAACTATTGATTAATAGTTAAAAGTCATGTATCATATCTAATGTTGGACTTTAAGAAGCGATGAAGCGAGAGGTTACTGACACACCCGGCCGCTTTGCCATGGCGGTGTGTAAGAGAGTTTTCGTGGAGAAGTCTATCACTATAAAGTAGACGAACAAGGAGGGAAAATTATGGCAAAACAAAAAATTCGTATCCGTTTAAAAGCGTATGATCACCGCATGATCGATCAATCAGCAGAGAAAATTGTTGAAACAGCTAAACGTTCAGGAGCTCAAGTGTCTGGTCCGATTCCGTTACCAACTGAAAAATCAGTTTATACAGTAATCCGTGCCGTTCATAAATATAAAGACTCACGTGAACAATTTGAACAACGTACGCATAAACGTTTAATCGACATTCTTAACCCTACACCTAAAACAGTTGATGCTCTTATGGGCTTAAACTTACCATCTGGTGTAGACATCGAAATCAAATTATAATTCATTAAAATAACAGGAGGTGCGACTTTCGATGACCAAAGGAATCTTAGGAAGAAAAATTGGAATGACTCAAGTATTCGCAGAAAACGGTGAATTAATACCTGTAACTGTAGTAGAAGCTAGTCAAAACGTAGTATTACAAACTAAAACTGAAGAAGTTGACGGCTATAACGCTGTTCAAATCGGTTTTGAAGACAAACAAGCATATAAAAAAGATCGTAAATCTAACAAATATGCAACTAAAGCTGCTGAAGGCCATGCTAAAAAAGCTGGTTCAGCACCTAAGCGCTTCACTCGTGAATTCAGAAACATTGATGTTTCAGCATACGAGGTAGGTCAAGAAGTCACTGTAGATACTTTCCAAGCAGGCGACATTATTGATGCAACAGGCGTATCTAAAGGTAAAGGTTTCCAAGGCTCTATTAAACGCCATGGTTTCTCTCGTGGACCAATGAGTCACGGTTCTCGTTACCATAGAGGTTCTGGTTCAATGGGTATGGCTTCAGATGCTTCTAAAGTATTTAAAGGTAAAGAATTACCAGGCCGTATGGGTGGAAACACTGTTACTATGCAAAACTTAGAAGTAGTTAAAGTTGATGCAGAAAACAATGTAATTCTAGTAAAAGGTAATGTACCTGGCCCTAAAAAAGGTTTAGTAAAACTTACAACTTCAATTAAAAAAGGTAATAAATAATTATTTATGTGAAAGGAGGAAACAACATTATGGCTAATATTGATGTATTAAAAGTAGATGGTTCAAAATCTGGATCAATCGAATTAAATGATAGTGTATTTGGTATCGAACCAAACCAACACGTATTATTCGAAGCAGTCAATTTACAACGTGCTTCATTACGCCAAGGTACTCACGCAGTAAAAAATCGTTCAGCAGTTCGTGGTGGTGGACGTAAACCTTGGAAACAAAAAGGTACAGGTCGTGCTCGTCAAGGTACAATCCGTGCGCCACAATGGCGTGGTGGTGGTATCGTATTCGGACCAACACCAAGAAGTTATTCTTACAAAATGCCTAAGAAAATGCGTCGTTTAGCATTACGTTCTGCATTATCAGCAAAAGTAAGTGATAACGAATTAACAGTTTTAGAAGCATTCAATTTCGATGCACCTAAAACAAAAGAATTCAAAAATGTAATGAGCAATTTAGAACTTTCTAAAAAAGTTTTATTCATCGTTGATACAGTTGAAAGCAACGTTGAATTATCAGCTCGTAACATTCCAGGTGTTAAAGTTATCGACGCACAAAGCTTAAACGTATTAGATATCTTAGATTCTAGTAAAGTCGTAATAACTAAAGCAGCAGTGGATAAAGTAGAGGAGGTGCTCGCATAATGGAAGCAAGAGATGTTATTAAGCGCCCCGTAATTACTGAGAAATCTTCATCAGATATGGCTTTAGATAAATACACATTTGATGTAGATACACGTGCTAACAAAACACAAGTTAAAATCGCAATCGAAGAAATTTTCGACGTGAAAGTTGATTCAGTAAATATCATGAACGTTAAAGCGAAAGCTAAACGTGTTGGTCGTTACAATGGTTTCACTAACAAACGTCGTAAAGCAGTCGTAACACTAAAAGAAGGATCTTCAATAGATCTATTCAACTAAAAACAATTACCATTAAGGAGGTAAAACGACAATGGCTCTTAAAAAGTATAAGCCAATTACAAATGGTCGTCGTAATATGACATCTTCAGATTTCGCTGAAATTACATCAACGACTCCTGAAAAGTCATTATTACAACCGCTTCCGAGAAAAGCGGGACGTAACAACCAAGGTAAATTGACAGTTCGTCACAGAGGTGGCGGTCATAAACGTCAATACCGTGTAATTGATTTCAAACGTAACAAAGATGGAATTCCTGCTAAAGTAGCAACTATCGAGTATGATCCAAACCGTTCAGCTAATATCGCATTAGTAGTATACGCAGATGGTGAAAAAAGATATATCATTGCTCCTAAAGGATTAAAAGTAGGACAACAAATTTTCAATGGTCCAGAAGCTGATATCAAAGTTGGTAACGCATTACAATTAGTCGATATCCCAGTTGGTACTACAATTCACAATATCGAATTAAAACCAGGTAAAGGTGGACAATTAGTCCGTTCTGCTGGTACAAGTGCTCAAGTACTTGGTAAAGAAGGTAAATACGTATTAGTTCGTCTTAAATCAGGTGAAGTTCGTATGATCTTATCAAGCTGTCGTGCAACAATCGGTCAAGTTGGTAATGAACAACACGAATTAATCACAATCGGTAAAGCCGGTCGTTCTAGATGGATGGGTAAACGTCCTACAGTTCGTGGTTCTGTAATGAACCCTAACGATCACCCACACGGTGGTGGTGAAGGTCGTACACCAATCGGTCTTAAATCACCAATGTCTCCATGGGGCAAACCAACACTTGGTAAGAAAACTCGTAAGAAAAACCAACGTTCATCTAAATTTATCGTTCGTGGTCGTAAGAAAAAATAATAATACCTTATTTACGTGTGCGGCTTAGATGCCGCGCGCAATAAATAAGAAGGGAGGCGCCATAATGGCTCGTAGTCTTAAAAAAGGACCTTTCGTTGATGATCATTTAATGAAAAAAGTTGAAGCTCAAAACGAAGGTGAAAAAAAATCAGTTATTAAAACATGGTCTCGTCGTTCAACAGTATTTCCTAACTTCATCGGACACACTATAGCAGTATATGATGGCCGTAAACATGTGCCTGTTTTCATTACTGAAGATATGGTTGGACATAAATTAGGAGAGTTTGCACCTACACGTACTTATAAAGGTCATGCTGCAGACGACAAAAAGACTAAACGCTAATTTCTAAAAAGAGGAGGAAGTCACAATGGAAGCAAAAGCGGTTGCTAGAACAATAAGAATCGCACCTCGTAAAGTGAGATTAGTTTTAGATCTTATTAGAGGTAAAGAAGTGGCAGATGCAATTGCCATCTTAAAATTAACTAACAAAGCTACATCACCAGTTGTTGAGAAATTATTAATGTCAGCATTAGCAAATGCAGAACATAATTATGATTTAAATCCTGACACTTTAGTTGTAAAAGAAGCTTACGCTAATGAAGGACCAACATTGAAACGTTTCCGTCCACGTGCACAAGGTCGTGCAAGTGCGATTAACAAACGTACTAGCCATATTACAATCGTAGTTGGCGAAAAAGAAGTAAAAGAAGCATAATTCACTAAATCATTAAGGAGGGAATATAGTGGGTCAAAAAATTAATCCAATCGGACTTCGTGTCGGTGTAATTCGTGACTGGGAAGCAAAATGGTACGCAGGTAAAGACTTCGCAACACTTTTACATGAAGACTTAAAAGTTCGTAAATATATCGCAGAAGCATTAAAAGAAGCTTCAGTTTCAAGTGTTGAAATTGAGCGTGCAGCAAACCGTGTCAATATCGCTATCCACACTGGTAAGCCAGGTATGGTTATTGGTAAAGGCGGTTCTGAAATCGAAAAATTACGTAACAAATTAAACGCATTGACTAACAAAAAAGTACACATCAACGTAATCGAAATCAAAAAAGTTGATTTAGATGCAACATTGGTAGCAAACAACATTGCTCGTCAATTAGAGAACCGTGTATCTTTCCGTCGTGCTCAAAAACAAGCTATCCAACGTGCAATGAAATTGGGAGCTAAAGGTATCAAAACACAAGTATCTGGTCGTTTAGGTGGCGCAGATATCGCTCGTGCAGAACAATATTCAGAAGGAACTGTTCCACTTCATACACTACGTGCAGACATTGATTTCGCACATGAAGAAGCCGACACTACTTACGGTAAATTAGGTGTAAAAGTATGGATCTACCGTGGAGAAGTTCTTCCTACAAAGAAGTCTAGTGAAGGAGGAAAATAATAATGTTATTACCAAAGCGTGTTAAATTCCGTCGTCAACATCGTCCTAAAACAACTGGTCGTTCAAAAGGCGGAAATGAAGTAACATTTGGTGAGTATGGTTTACAAGCTCAAACAGCAGCATGGATTACATCTCGTCAAATCGAATCAGCTCGTATCGCAATGACACGTTATATGAAACGTGGCGGAAAAGTATGGATCAAAATATTCCCACATACACCATACACTAAGAAACCATTAGAAGTACGTATGGGTTCAGGTAAAGGTGCAGTTGAAGGTTGGGTAGCAGTAGTTAAACCAGGACGTATCTTGTTCGAAGTAGCAGGTGTTCAAGAAGAAGTAGCACGTGAAGCATTACGTCTTGCTGCACACAAACTTCCAGTTAAATCTAAGTTTGTAAAACGTGAAGAATTGGGTGGTGACACAAATGAAAGCTAAGGATATCAGAAATTTAACCACTACTGAAATTGAAAAAGAAATCAAAGAAGCTAAAGAACAATTATTCAACTTACGCTTTCAGTTAGCAACTGGTCAACTTGAAGAGACTGCTAACATTCGAAAAGTTAAAAAGACGATTGCTCGTCTAAAAACGATCGTTCGCGAAAGAGAAATCGAAGAAGAGAAAGCAGCAGATAACAAATAATCAAGTAGAGGAGGTTCATTACTGTGAGTGAAAGAAATGACCGCAAAGTTTACGTTGGTAAAGTAGTTTCAGACAAAATGGACAAAACTATTACAGTAGTTGTAGAAACTTACAAAACTCATAAATTATATGGTAAACGTGTAAAATATTCAAAAAAATATAAAACACATGATGAAAATAATTCAGCAAAAATGGGCGATATCGTTAAGATTGCAGAAACGCGTCCTTTATCAGCAACTAAACGTTTCCGTCTAGTTGAAATCGTTGAAGAATCAGTAATTATTTAATAGAAGTAAAAAGATAAGGGAGGTCAAACAAAGATGATCCAACAAGAAACACGCTTAAAAGTAGCAGATAACTCTGGTGCTCGTGAAGTATTAACAATCAAAGTTTTAGGCGGATCTGGTCGCAAGACAGCTAACATTGGTGATGTAATCGTAGTTACTGTTAAAAATGCAACACCAGGTGGCGTTGTTAAAAAAGGTGAAGTTGTTAAAGCTGTTGTTGTACGTACTAAATCAGGTGTACGTCGTGAAGATGGCTCTTACATCAAATTTGACGAAAATGCATGTGTAATCATCCGTGATGACAAAGGTCCACGTGGTACACGTATATTCGGTCCTGTAGCGCGTGAATTACGTGAAGGTAACTTCATGAAGATCGTTTCTCTAGCGCCAGAGGTACTTTAATCTATAATGATAAAAATTAATATTCCTAAGGAGGTGCCTACACATGCACGTACGTAAAGGTGACAACGTAATCGTTATCTCAGGTAAAGACAAAGGTAAAACTGGTAAAGTTTTAGAAGCATTACCTAAGAAAGAACGCGTAGTAGTAGAAGGTGTTAACATAATTAAAAAACACCAAAAACCAACTCAGTTAAATCCAGAAGGTGGTATCTTAGAAACAGAAGGTACTATCCACGTATCAAACGTTCAGTTACTTGATCCTAAGACAAACGAACCAACTCGTGTTGGATTTAAAGTAGTAGATGGTAAAAAAGTTCGTATCGCTAAAAAATCTGGCGAAGAAATTAAATCATCAAACGAATAATTATTAAGTGAAAGGAGGATCCACTTTGACACGTTTAAAAGAAAAGTTTAATAATGAAATTTCAGCTGAATTAGTAAAGAAATTTAACTATGATTCAGTTATGGAAGTACCAAAAATCGAAAAAATAGTTGTAAATATGGGTATCGGTGATGCTGTTCAAAACTCTAAAGTTTTAGACTCAGCAGTTGAAGAACTTGAAGCTATCACTGGTCAAAAAGCATTAGTTACAAAAGCTAAAAAATCAATTGCGACTTTCCGTCTTCGTGAAGGAATGCCTATCGGAGCAAAAGTTACATTACGTGGAGAAAGAATGTATGAATTCTTTGATAAATTAATCTCAGTTTCATTACCACGTGTACGTGACTTCCGTGGTATCTCTAAAAAAGCATTCGACGGTCGTGGAAATTACACTTTAGGTGTTAAGGAACAATTAATTTTCCCTGAAATCGACTATGATAAAGTAAGTAAAGTACGAGGAATGGATATCGTTATCGTTACAACTGCTAACACTGACGAGGAAGCTCGTGAATTGTTAACACAATTCGGTATGCCATTTCAAAAGTAATCTCTAATTATAAAGGAGGCTAATTAAGTGGCTAAAAAATCAATGATCGCTAAACAACAACGTAAACAGAAATTCGGTGTTCGTGAATACACTCGTTGTGAACGTTGTGGACGTCCACACTCAGTATATCGTAAATTCAAACTTTGCCGTATTTGTTTCCGTGAACTAGCATACAAAGGCCAAATCCCTGGCGTACGTAAAGCTAGCTGGTAAACTCAAAAGAATGAAAGGAGGAAACACAAATGACAATGTCAGATCCAATTGCAGATATGTTAACTCGCGTGCGTAACGCTAACATGGTACGTCACGAAAAATTAGAGTTACCTGCATCAAACATTAAAAAAGAAATCGCTGAAATCCTTAAAAAAGAAGGATTCGTAAAAAGCGTAGAATTCATAGAAGATGATAAGCAAGGTGTTATCCGTATGTTTCTTAAATATGGTCAAAACAACGAGCGAGTTATCACAGGTTTAAAACGTATTTCTAAACCAGGTTTACGTGTTTATGCTAAAGCTGATGAACTTCCAAAAGTTCTTAACGGTTTAGGTATTGCACTTGTTTCTACATCTGAAGGTGTTTTAACTGATAAAGATGCTAGACAACGTGGAATCGGTGGAGAAGTATTAGCTTATATCTGGTAATTATAAAATTATAAGGAGGTGCCCACATAATGAGCCGTGTCGGTAAGAAAATTATTGAGATCCCTGCAGACGTTACAGTTACTATCGAAAGTAACACAGTCACAGTTAAAGGATCTAAAGGTGAATTAACTAGAACTTTTAATGAAGAAATGACTTATAAACAAGAGGACAACAGCATCGAAGTTGTACGTCCTTCTGATTCAAAAGAACACAAAACAGTGCATGGTACAACTCGTGCATTAATTGCTAACATGATCGAAGGTGTTTCTAAAGGCTTCGAGAAAAACTTAGAACTTATAGGTGTTGGTTACCGTGCTCAAATGCAAGGTAAAAACATAATCCTTAACGTTGGTTATTCTCACCCTGTAGAAATTATCGCTGAAGATGGAATCACATTATCAGTAGATAAAAACACTAAAGTTAAAGTAGAAGGTATTTCTAAAGAACGTGTTGGTGCGGTTGCATCTTACATCCGTTCAATCCGTCCACCAGAACCTTATAAAGGTAAAGGTATTCGTTACGAAGGCGAATATGTTCGTCGTAAAGAAGGTAAAACTGGTAAGTAACCATTAAGATAAGAAAGGAGCACTAACATGATCGCTAAAATCGACAAAAATAAAGTTCGTTTGAAAAGACATGCTCGCGTACGTGCTAAATTAGCTGGAACAAGTGAAAAACCACGTTTAAATGTATATCGTTCAAACAAACATATTTATGCTCAAATTATTGATGACTTAAACGGTGTAACAATCGCTCAAGCATCAACTGTAGATAAAGAATTAAACTTAGAGCAATCAGGTAATGTAGAAGCAGCAGCAAAAGTTGGCGAAATCGTTGCTAAACGCGCGTCTGAAAAAGGCGTTGAAGCTGTAGTATTTGATCGTGGAGGATATTTATACCACGGACGTATCAAAGCATTAGCTGATTCAGCTCGTGAAAACGGACTTCAATTTTAATTTAAAGGAGGGACACTCATGCGTCGTAAAGAACAAGAAGTTAAAGAATTTGAAGAGCGCGTAGTTACGATTAACCGTGTAGCTAAAGTAGTTAAAGGTGGTCGTCGTTTCCGTTTTACAGCTTTAGTAGTTGTTGGAGATAAAAATGGTCGCGTAGGTTTCGGTACTGGTAAAGCTCAAGAGGTACCAGAAGCTATTAAAAAAGCAGTGGAAGATGCTAAGAAAGACTTAGTAACAGTTCCACGTGTTGAAGGAACAACTCCTCACCAAGTTATTGGACGTTTTGGTGCAGGTCGTGTTTTAATTAAACCAGCAGCACCTGGTACAGGTGTTATCGCAGGTGGACCAGTTCGTGCCGTATTAGAACTTGCTGGTATCACTGATATCTTAAGTAAATCATTAGGTTCAAACACACCAATCAATATGGTTCGTGCTACAATCGAAGGACTTAAAGAACTTAAAAATGCCGAACAAGTAGCTAGTCTACGCGGTAAATCAGTAGAAGAATTATTAAATTAAGGAGGGAACAAACACTATGGCTAAATTAGAAATCACCCTCACTCGTAGCGTTATTGGTCGTCCTGAAACACAACGCAAGACTGTTCAAGCGCTAGGACTTAAAAAAACAAACTCAACTGTAGTAGTTGAAGATAATCCTGCGATTCGTGGGCAAATCAACAAAGTAAGTCACTTAGTAAAAGTTACTGAAAAATAAATTTATCTAAAGTAATAAGGAGGTGCCAAAATGAAATTACATGAGTTGAAACCAGTTAAAGGTGCTCGTAAAGAACGTAACCGCGTAGGTCGTGGTATGGCTACAGGTAACGGTAAAACAAGTGGACGTGGTACTAAAGGTCAAAAAGCACGTTCAGGTGGCGGTGTTCGTTTAGGTTTTGAAGGTGGACAATTACCATTGTTCCGTCGTTTACCAAAACGTGGATTCACTAACATCAACCGTAAAGAATATGCAATTGTTAATCTTGATCAATTAAATCGTTTCGAAGATGGAACTGAAATCACTCCTGCTTTACTTGTTGAATCAGGTGTTGTTAAATCAGAAAAATCAAGCGTTAAAGTTTTAGGTAACGGTTCATTAGAGAAGAAATTAACAATAAAAGCTCATAAATTCTCAGCTTCAGCAATTGAAGCAATCGAAGGTAAGGGCGGAACGCATGAGGTGATCTAATGTTTGAAACGATCGTTAGTTTTCTAAAGACTAAAGATATTCGTAACAAGATATTATTTACACTAGCAATGCTCGTTATTTTTAAAGTTGGAACTTATATTCCAGCTCCTGGTGTTAATCCAGATGCTTTTAATCAAAATAAAGGTTCGCAAGGTATTACTGATTTGTTTAATACATTCGGTGGAGGTGCCTTGCAGAACTTCTCAATTTTAGCTATGGGTATTATGCCTTACATTACAGCTTCGATTGTTATGCAACTATTGCAAATGGATGTTGTACCTAAGTTTACTGAATGGTCTAAACAAGGTGAAGTTGGGCGTAAAAAGATCAATCAATTTACGCGTTACTTTACAATTGTTTTAGCATTCGTTCAAGGTTTAGGTATGTCATATTCATTTAATAACATGCTTGGTGGTAATTTAATTGCAAATACATCAGTGTTAAATTATTTATTAATTGCACTTGTTTTAACTGCAGGAACAGCTTTCTTAATGTGGTTAGGTGAGCAGATTACTCAATTTGGTGTTGGTAATGGTATTTCTATTATTATCTTTGCCGGAATTTTATCTTCTATGCCTAATTCATTAATTCAGTTTTATCAACAAAGTTTTGTTGGTGCAGATGATACAACGATGGCTTGGTTAAAAGCGATTGGTTTATTCGTTGGAATGATTTTACTTACTGTTGGTGCTGTTTATGTACTTCAAGCTATTCGTAAAATCCCAATTCAATATGCTAAGCGTCAACAACAAGGCTTTGGTAGTACATTATCTGCCAATGCAACATATTTACCTTTGAAAGTTAACTCAGCTGGTGTAATTCCTGTAATCTTCTCGATGGCATTTTTCATGCTTCCGAAGACATTGACA
The Mammaliicoccus sp. Dog046 genome window above contains:
- the rplD gene encoding 50S ribosomal protein L4 — protein: MANIDVLKVDGSKSGSIELNDSVFGIEPNQHVLFEAVNLQRASLRQGTHAVKNRSAVRGGGRKPWKQKGTGRARQGTIRAPQWRGGGIVFGPTPRSYSYKMPKKMRRLALRSALSAKVSDNELTVLEAFNFDAPKTKEFKNVMSNLELSKKVLFIVDTVESNVELSARNIPGVKVIDAQSLNVLDILDSSKVVITKAAVDKVEEVLA
- the rplW gene encoding 50S ribosomal protein L23, producing the protein MEARDVIKRPVITEKSSSDMALDKYTFDVDTRANKTQVKIAIEEIFDVKVDSVNIMNVKAKAKRVGRYNGFTNKRRKAVVTLKEGSSIDLFN
- a CDS encoding DNA topoisomerase III, with protein sequence MKALVLAEKPSVGRDIAKALGIHDQKKGYFENKQYIVTWALGHLVTNATPEEYDKKFKEWDLNVLPIIPDYMKHVVIKKTRSQFNTVQHLMKRDDVNEIIIATDAGREGELVARLIIEKAKIKKRLKRLWISSVTEKAIKEGFKKLKPGEAYNNLYKAALSRSEADWIVGINATRALTTKYDAQLSCGRVQTPTLNLVQMRQNEIQSFKPKKYYQMYLDVEGYQFKWTHQNGDKTFDANLIEEIKKKVQNQDGVINKVHKKKKTKYAQKLYDLTSLQQTAYQHYKMSAKETLNTMQALYEQHKVLTYPRTDSNYLTDDMVGSLKERVASLSATSLKSYSTPLLKKEIKAGKHFVDNKKVSDHHAIVPTEVRPDMSQLSPREEKIYMLVAERFLEVLLPPYQYEETNVELTCAGEQFKLVQEVAIDLGFKQIHQEKTTVKNLPFKEQQHVHIQNVNVSNKDTEPPAYFNEGTLLKAMESPQLFFKLKDKKMAQTLNETGGIGTVATRADIIEKLYSTNVIEAIQGKIKITTKGKQLLNLAPEQLTSPELTASWEMKLNQIEKGQYAKETFMKEMRAFTKEIVSEIKNSDDKFKHDNVTTTECPTCGKFMLKVKTKNGQMLVCQDPTCKTKKNQQRQTNARCPNCKKKLTLYGTGKTATYRCVCGHTETQEHMDQRLKNKKTGKIGKKEMKQYMKNEEVENNPFKDALKDLKF
- a CDS encoding NCS2 family permease, with amino-acid sequence MKRYFKFDELGTNYKREILGGLTTFLSMAYILAVNPSMLSLASVKGIPDSMRMDQGSVFVATALAALVGCLFMGLIAKYPIALAPGMGLNAFFAFTVVLTMGIPWQTGLTGVLFSGVIFACLTMSGLREVIINAIPFELKMAVSAGIGLFITFVGLQGAGIVKKEDSTLVTLGTIHNPEVLLAVFGIVITILLMAKKMPGAIFVGMVLTAIAGLITGQIGMPDSIIGKVPSVSPTFGAAFHAFGDLSTIFNVQFLIVVLTFLFIDFFDTAGTLVAVANQAGLMKDNKLPRAGKALFADSLATIVGAIFGTSTTTSYIESSAGVAVGAKTGFASVVTGLCFLAALLFSPLMAVVTSAVTAPALVIVGVLMVSNLGKIDWQKFEIAVPAFLTMIMMPLTYSIATGIACGFIFYPITMLVAKRHKEVHPIMYGLFFVFVAYFVFVHG
- the rplC gene encoding 50S ribosomal protein L3 is translated as MTKGILGRKIGMTQVFAENGELIPVTVVEASQNVVLQTKTEEVDGYNAVQIGFEDKQAYKKDRKSNKYATKAAEGHAKKAGSAPKRFTREFRNIDVSAYEVGQEVTVDTFQAGDIIDATGVSKGKGFQGSIKRHGFSRGPMSHGSRYHRGSGSMGMASDASKVFKGKELPGRMGGNTVTMQNLEVVKVDAENNVILVKGNVPGPKKGLVKLTTSIKKGNK
- the rpsJ gene encoding 30S ribosomal protein S10, with the protein product MAKQKIRIRLKAYDHRMIDQSAEKIVETAKRSGAQVSGPIPLPTEKSVYTVIRAVHKYKDSREQFEQRTHKRLIDILNPTPKTVDALMGLNLPSGVDIEIKL